From a region of the Odontesthes bonariensis isolate fOdoBon6 chromosome 4, fOdoBon6.hap1, whole genome shotgun sequence genome:
- the LOC142378752 gene encoding guanine nucleotide-binding protein G(I)/G(S)/G(O) subunit gamma-5 has product MSNNNSSNNLIIAKRAVKQLRLEASVRRIKVSQAAADLRNFCIQNASKDPLLMGVPSSDNPFRPPKSCSLF; this is encoded by the exons ATGTCCAACAACAACTCTAGCAACAACTTAATTATCGCTAAAAGGGCCGTGAAGCAGCTCCGGTTAGAGGCCAGTGTCAGGAGGATCAAG GTGTCCCAGGCTGCTGCCGACCTGAGAAACTTCTGTATCCAAAATGCCTCCAAGGACCCTCTTCTGATGGGAGTCCCCTCCAGTGATAATCCCTTCAGACCCCCGAAGTCCTGCTCACTGTTCTGA
- the LOC142378101 gene encoding uromodulin-like, protein MASSGLDPFSGNLASRNCSWARVYDDIVWYEVEAQAGACGNMMTTNRTHAIYANSLFIYPGGNASFALPVSLPFSCAYPLDTDASLNVAIRPSLELQGGISGSGAKARAYMSLYRNSNYSQAYPPGRVSLPVGSPLYVGVSVDERDRNFAVVLEDCFATHSSNPESLMRYPLIQNKCPTDRRQVSVVESGSSLRARFTALLFLLQDEYRDTYLHCSLTLCDQRSSNCVPACRSRRSRSVSSAAIPSITVGPITWGK, encoded by the exons ATGGCATCCTCTGGTTTGGACCCATTTTCTGGCAACTTGGCTTCCCGCAACTGTTCCTGGGCCAGAGTGTATGATGACATTGTTTGGTATGAAGTGGAGGCTCAGGCAGGTGCCTGTGGAAACATGATGACG ACCAACCGCACACATGCCATCTATGCCAACAGTTTATTCATCTACCCAGGAGGCAATGCATCCTTTGCCCTTCCTGTGAGTCTTCCCTTCTCTTGTGCTTATCCCCTGGACACAGACGCCAGCCTGAATGTGGCTATCAGACCATCTCTGGA GTTGCAAGGTGGCATTTCAGGCTCAGGAGCAAAAGCTAGAGCCTACATGTCTCTATACCGCAACTCCAACTACTCACAGGCTTATCCACCAGGCCGGGTCTCCCTCCCTGTGGGCTCACCGTTGTACGTTGGCGTCTCTGTAGATGAGAGAGACCGAAACTTTGCAGTTGTTCTGGAGGACTGCTTCGCTACTCACTCATCAAACCCTGAATCTCTCATGCGATACCCTCTCATCCAGAACAA GTGTCCCACGGACCGCCGACAGGTGTCAGTGGTTGAAAGTGGCTCATCTCTCCGAGCTCGTTTCACTGCTCTGTTGTTCCTCCTTCAGGATGAATACAGAGACACTTATCTTCACTGCAGCCTCACTCTGTGTGACCAGAGGAGCTCCAACTGTGTCCCT GCCTGTCGCAGCAGGAGGTCTCGTTCTGTTAGCTCTGCTGCCATCCCGTCCATCACCGTTGGACCAATAACCT ggGGCAAGTGA